A single Staphylococcus muscae DNA region contains:
- the walK gene encoding cell wall metabolism sensor histidine kinase WalK, which yields MKWLKQFQSLHTKLVIVYVLLIIIGMQIIGLYFTNSLEKEMTETFKTNIAQNAKQIELSIERIYAEGNNTTNTQKEIQNLLNEYANRNEMIEIRFIDTDQIIVATSKQSNRHLINQKANDSAIQKALSLRQSNSEVVLKDYGEGKQRVWIKNMPVTTSKGLIGNIYIESNINQVYDQLSDINQIFIVGTGISLIITVILGFFIARTITKPITDMRNQTVEMSKGNYTQRVKIYGNDEIGELALAFNNLSKRVQEAQANTESEKRRLDSVIRHMSDGVIATDRRGRIKIINDMALKMLGKTKEDVEGVFIFDVLDLNDELSLDELNDNNESLLIDINEEDGIIARLNFSTIVQNTGFVNGYIAMLHDVTEQQQIERERREFVANVSHELRTPLTSMNSYIEALEQGAWKDESIAPQFLSVTREETERMIRLVNDLLHLSKMDNKSEQVTKEIVDFNMFINKIINRHEMSEKETTFVRDIPSQTIFTEIDPDKMTQVFDNVITNALKYSRGEKRVEFHVKHNVTHRRLTVRIKDNGIGIPVNKVDKIFDRFFRVDKARTRKMGGTGLGLAISKEIVEAHNGRIWANSVEGQGTSIFITLPCEVIEDGDWDAN from the coding sequence ATGAAGTGGTTAAAACAATTTCAATCTCTTCACACAAAACTGGTGATTGTGTATGTTTTATTGATTATTATCGGAATGCAGATTATTGGTTTATACTTCACCAATAGTCTAGAAAAAGAAATGACCGAGACATTCAAAACGAACATTGCACAAAATGCCAAGCAGATTGAGTTGAGTATTGAAAGGATTTATGCAGAAGGTAACAATACAACCAATACACAGAAAGAAATTCAGAACTTGCTGAATGAATATGCGAATCGCAATGAAATGATTGAAATTCGCTTCATCGATACAGACCAAATTATCGTTGCAACATCGAAACAGTCAAATCGTCATCTCATCAATCAGAAGGCGAATGACAGTGCGATTCAGAAAGCTTTGTCGCTGCGCCAATCGAACTCGGAAGTAGTGCTGAAAGATTATGGGGAAGGCAAGCAGCGAGTATGGATTAAAAACATGCCGGTGACAACGAGTAAGGGACTCATCGGTAATATTTACATCGAATCGAATATTAACCAAGTGTATGATCAACTGAGTGATATCAATCAGATTTTTATTGTCGGGACAGGGATCTCACTGATTATTACTGTGATTTTAGGTTTCTTCATAGCACGTACGATTACGAAACCAATCACGGACATGCGTAACCAGACGGTCGAGATGTCGAAAGGGAACTATACGCAACGTGTGAAAATCTACGGTAATGACGAAATTGGTGAACTGGCACTTGCGTTCAACAACCTTTCGAAGCGTGTTCAAGAAGCACAGGCGAATACGGAAAGTGAGAAGCGGCGCCTGGACTCGGTGATCCGTCATATGAGTGACGGTGTTATTGCGACAGACCGACGTGGACGGATTAAGATTATTAACGATATGGCGTTGAAAATGCTCGGCAAGACGAAGGAAGATGTCGAAGGTGTGTTCATCTTTGACGTGCTGGACTTGAACGATGAACTTAGCTTAGATGAACTGAACGATAACAACGAAAGCTTGCTAATTGACATTAACGAAGAAGACGGGATTATTGCACGCTTGAACTTTAGCACGATTGTCCAAAACACGGGATTTGTGAATGGTTATATCGCAATGTTGCATGATGTGACTGAGCAGCAACAAATCGAACGAGAACGTCGCGAATTCGTGGCCAATGTATCGCATGAGTTGCGCACGCCTCTGACGTCGATGAATAGCTATATCGAGGCGTTAGAACAAGGCGCATGGAAAGATGAATCAATCGCGCCACAATTCTTGTCAGTAACACGAGAAGAGACGGAACGTATGATTCGACTCGTGAATGATCTGTTACACTTATCGAAAATGGACAATAAGTCGGAACAGGTTACGAAAGAGATCGTTGATTTCAATATGTTTATCAACAAAATCATCAACCGTCATGAGATGTCAGAGAAGGAAACGACATTCGTGCGTGATATCCCGAGTCAGACGATCTTTACAGAAATTGATCCAGACAAGATGACACAAGTGTTTGATAACGTCATCACCAATGCGTTGAAGTATTCACGTGGTGAGAAGCGGGTAGAGTTTCATGTGAAACATAATGTGACACACCGACGTCTCACAGTCCGCATTAAAGATAATGGTATCGGTATACCAGTAAACAAAGTCGATAAAATCTTTGATCGCTTTTTCCGTGTGGATAAGGCACGTACACGAAAAATGGGTGGTACAGGACTTGGTCTCGCCATTTCTAAAGAGATTGTGGAAGCACACAATGGTCGCATATGGGCGAATAGTGTAGAAGGCCAAGGAACGTCTATCTTTATTACGTTACCATGTGAAGTCATAGAAGATGGTGATTGGGATGCGAATTAA
- a CDS encoding YycH family regulatory protein: MRIKELIKSITLTILVISSIVLTLLIWNFTPDIADVDSELAKENTKSIGPRFESQINQVIAPLQLVHVHGTNIEGMPATREVNELSDIFAKQHINKVVYIENDQSLLLRELSDHFLILDYPTDIPIAIYLSDVLDVQAKVPNHFKFNRLIYDIDSAEHLVVYAIDETRHRAVKMTTSIKTSSAKNHLEELKMALRPYMNVSTNEDTVNKATYLYAPKAPENLKTYRTIFNHISVEDLNAILFDDTPIVRTTKSGNTIYNNNTGVVNYDPDRKTYHYTNLTEDEYSTRDMNISIPRTFDYINEHGGFTDDFRLFNTNKDQGLITYQMFLNGRPIFYPNQLNQILVSWGERGIFEYSRGLLKTNVTIDNGEKPKKLPTLEDVRGALASSNQVDYRKVEQLVVGYRMVSKKGPDNRLEIQENSQFEPIWFVKHEGKWYEFNDGELIEQ; this comes from the coding sequence ATGCGAATTAAAGAACTGATCAAATCCATCACGCTTACGATACTTGTCATATCAAGCATTGTGCTGACACTGTTAATCTGGAACTTTACGCCAGATATTGCGGATGTAGACAGTGAACTAGCGAAAGAGAATACAAAATCGATTGGACCACGATTCGAATCACAAATCAATCAAGTCATCGCACCCTTACAATTGGTTCATGTCCACGGCACGAACATTGAAGGCATGCCAGCAACACGTGAAGTAAATGAACTGTCAGATATATTTGCCAAACAGCACATCAATAAAGTCGTCTACATTGAAAATGATCAGTCGTTATTATTAAGAGAACTGAGCGATCATTTTCTCATTTTAGACTACCCGACAGACATCCCGATAGCGATATATCTCAGTGATGTGCTCGATGTACAGGCAAAAGTACCGAACCATTTTAAATTTAATCGTTTGATTTATGATATTGATTCGGCAGAACATCTTGTTGTCTACGCAATTGATGAAACACGACATCGTGCAGTTAAAATGACAACATCAATTAAAACGAGCAGTGCAAAAAACCACTTGGAAGAATTGAAGATGGCTTTGCGACCATATATGAATGTCTCAACAAATGAAGATACGGTTAATAAAGCGACATATCTTTATGCGCCGAAAGCACCCGAAAATTTAAAAACATATCGCACGATTTTCAATCACATTAGTGTAGAAGATTTGAATGCGATTCTGTTTGATGATACGCCAATTGTACGTACAACGAAAAGTGGAAATACGATATACAATAACAACACAGGCGTCGTGAACTACGATCCAGATAGAAAAACATATCATTATACGAACTTGACAGAAGATGAATACAGCACACGAGATATGAATATCAGTATTCCAAGAACATTTGATTATATCAATGAGCACGGTGGCTTTACCGATGATTTCCGCCTTTTCAATACGAATAAAGATCAAGGATTGATTACGTATCAAATGTTCCTAAATGGACGGCCTATCTTTTATCCAAATCAACTGAACCAAATTTTGGTGAGTTGGGGAGAGCGTGGTATCTTTGAATACAGCAGAGGTTTGTTGAAGACGAATGTAACAATCGATAATGGGGAAAAACCTAAGAAATTACCGACACTGGAAGATGTACGTGGTGCACTGGCAAGTAGTAACCAAGTCGACTATCGAAAAGTTGAACAATTGGTAGTCGGTTACCGTATGGTATCGAAAAAAGGGCCGGATAATCGATTAGAAATTCAAGAAAATAGTCAGTTTGAACCGATATGGTTTGTGAAACATGAAGGGAAATGGTACGAATTCAATGATGGGGAGTTGATCGAACAATGA
- the yycF gene encoding response regulator YycF encodes MAKKVVVVDDEKPIADILEFNLKKEGYDVFVAYDGDDAVELIYAQEPDIVLLDIMLPGRDGMEVCREVRKKYDMPIIMLTAKDSEIDKVLGLELGADDYVTKPFSTRELIARVKANLRRHHAQPSVDNSQQSNEIAIKDIVVYPDAYSIKKRGESIDLTHREFELFHYLSKHMGQVMTREHLLQTVWGYDYFGDVRTVDVTIRRLREKIEDDPSHPDYIVTRRGVGYFLQHHE; translated from the coding sequence ATGGCGAAAAAAGTAGTTGTAGTAGACGACGAAAAACCAATTGCAGATATACTTGAGTTTAACTTAAAAAAAGAAGGATATGACGTCTTTGTTGCTTACGATGGTGATGATGCAGTCGAGTTAATCTATGCACAAGAGCCGGATATTGTCTTGCTCGATATTATGTTGCCAGGTCGAGACGGCATGGAAGTCTGCCGTGAAGTGCGTAAAAAATATGACATGCCAATCATTATGTTAACGGCGAAAGACTCTGAGATTGATAAAGTGTTAGGGCTTGAGCTTGGCGCAGATGACTACGTAACGAAGCCGTTCAGTACACGTGAATTAATCGCACGTGTCAAAGCAAACTTACGCCGTCACCATGCACAACCAAGTGTGGACAACAGCCAGCAGTCTAACGAAATTGCGATTAAAGACATTGTTGTGTATCCAGATGCATATTCGATTAAAAAACGTGGTGAGTCAATCGACCTGACACACCGTGAGTTCGAATTGTTCCATTATCTCTCTAAACATATGGGACAAGTGATGACGCGTGAACACTTATTACAAACCGTATGGGGTTATGATTATTTTGGAGATGTACGTACAGTAGATGTGACGATCCGTCGCTTGCGTGAAAAGATTGAAGATGATCCATCACATCCAGACTATATCGTGACACGTCGAGGTGTGGGATACTTCCTACAACATCATGAGTAG
- a CDS encoding two-component system regulatory protein YycI: MNWKHAKTLFIIVFFLINVVLVILYVDKYNKSKLNPSATENGVNFAQENIKLPKNIPEVSKVKMQLITARSHNFEKDTEDQSDSSQSENGYVLTKEVNETVDVKLDPISHLKPYINDNVYKGNEYQYHETKGEEIKYEQTFEGFPIMNNRRAALTFVTADNNRVKSYKQAAMEDVRPSKGANNKRHKVISAYEALEALYYNQYLKDGDEVKGLRLGYYTVVKETNLQVLQANWEIHVKRGNQTKTYYVEAVSSNPKIIEQ, from the coding sequence ATGAATTGGAAACACGCCAAAACATTATTCATTATCGTATTCTTTCTCATCAATGTCGTACTTGTCATTTTGTACGTTGATAAGTACAACAAGTCAAAACTAAACCCATCAGCGACAGAGAACGGTGTTAACTTTGCACAAGAAAACATCAAGCTACCAAAAAATATTCCCGAAGTAAGCAAAGTGAAAATGCAGCTGATCACAGCACGTTCACATAACTTTGAAAAAGATACAGAAGATCAGAGTGACTCAAGTCAAAGTGAAAATGGTTATGTTCTGACGAAGGAAGTCAATGAAACGGTCGATGTCAAATTGGATCCAATTTCTCATCTTAAACCGTATATTAATGATAACGTCTACAAAGGCAATGAATATCAATATCATGAAACAAAAGGCGAAGAAATTAAATATGAACAAACATTTGAAGGCTTCCCAATCATGAATAATAGGCGAGCTGCCTTGACATTTGTCACAGCAGATAACAATCGAGTGAAGTCATACAAACAAGCTGCAATGGAAGACGTCCGTCCGTCTAAAGGGGCGAATAATAAGCGCCACAAAGTCATCAGTGCATATGAAGCATTAGAAGCACTTTATTACAATCAGTATCTTAAAGATGGCGATGAAGTTAAGGGCTTGAGATTAGGCTATTATACTGTTGTAAAAGAGACGAACCTTCAAGTACTTCAAGCCAATTGGGAAATTCATGTGAAGCGTGGCAATCAGACGAAAACGTATTATGTTGAGGCCGTCTCATCGAATCCAAAAATTATAGAACAGTAG
- a CDS encoding TetR/AcrR family transcriptional regulator: MEKQKITKSLIITTAQTMIQETQQTEISLSKVAEALDVTHAAIYKHFDNKQALWTAVCKDWFMTHIIGRIDIDDAAYTDKTQWLHDYLWAFVNAKRETYQSNKVMFDLNTRYIDKDPFMLREVLTPCYVRIQQQMGYDVSHIEKAEVILSAFATFTLPMFKDTWHLPDYAHRFEMTFNLIKQSV; this comes from the coding sequence ATGGAAAAACAAAAAATAACCAAATCATTAATCATTACAACTGCGCAAACGATGATTCAAGAAACACAGCAGACAGAAATTTCACTATCAAAAGTTGCTGAAGCACTAGATGTCACACATGCTGCTATCTACAAACACTTTGATAACAAACAAGCTTTATGGACTGCTGTTTGTAAAGATTGGTTTATGACGCATATCATCGGACGTATTGACATTGATGATGCTGCATATACAGATAAAACACAATGGCTTCATGATTACCTTTGGGCGTTTGTAAATGCCAAACGAGAGACGTATCAGTCGAACAAAGTGATGTTTGATCTGAATACACGTTATATCGACAAGGATCCATTTATGTTACGAGAAGTTTTAACGCCTTGTTATGTGCGCATTCAACAGCAAATGGGATATGATGTATCTCATATTGAAAAAGCTGAAGTCATTCTATCTGCGTTTGCTACTTTCACATTACCAATGTTCAAAGATACGTGGCATTTACCCGACTATGCACACCGTTTTGAGATGACATTTAACTTAATCAAACAAAGTGTTTAA
- a CDS encoding NADP-dependent oxidoreductase, which produces MKAVQLQKYNKDLKVTVNEISVPTIQADEVLIKVAYAAITPLEKLTITGAVKLIQDYPKPVTLGNELSGTVVEVGQSVQSLAVGNVVYTRLPITRIGAFAEYVAVKADLVTTIPKNLDVKSATAVPLTGLTAYQALTEELEVEAGKTLFISSGSGSFGQMAVPLAKSMGLKVIISGNTRAKEAFLEKGVDQYIDYTEENYWEVLSDVDYVIDTLGPKEFEKELSIMKSGGKIVSLINAPNKAFAEKQGFSKFKTLLFTLVGQKFDRKAKAQGVAYRFIFVRADGEQLKVITDMIERENIVPAVDPRIFNIDEIETALDYTFNQRTNGKVLIQFDTEYAH; this is translated from the coding sequence ATGAAGGCCGTACAATTACAGAAGTATAATAAAGATTTAAAAGTAACAGTGAATGAAATATCTGTCCCAACGATTCAAGCAGATGAAGTATTAATCAAGGTGGCATATGCAGCAATTACCCCTTTAGAAAAGCTGACAATTACAGGTGCTGTCAAACTCATTCAAGATTACCCTAAGCCAGTCACACTCGGCAATGAATTGTCAGGAACAGTTGTAGAAGTAGGACAATCCGTTCAAAGTTTGGCAGTAGGTAATGTCGTCTATACACGTTTGCCAATCACACGCATTGGAGCATTTGCTGAATATGTTGCTGTAAAAGCTGACTTGGTGACAACAATTCCTAAAAATTTAGATGTAAAATCAGCGACTGCCGTGCCATTAACAGGATTAACGGCATATCAAGCATTAACAGAAGAACTTGAAGTGGAAGCAGGGAAAACGCTTTTCATCTCTAGTGGTTCAGGTAGCTTCGGACAGATGGCAGTCCCACTTGCGAAATCAATGGGGCTTAAAGTTATTATTTCAGGAAATACACGCGCAAAAGAAGCCTTTTTGGAGAAAGGTGTTGACCAATACATCGATTACACGGAGGAAAACTACTGGGAAGTTTTATCGGATGTAGATTACGTCATCGACACATTGGGTCCAAAAGAATTTGAGAAAGAATTGTCGATTATGAAGTCGGGTGGAAAGATTGTTAGTCTGATCAATGCACCGAACAAAGCATTTGCAGAGAAACAAGGATTTTCAAAGTTTAAAACATTATTATTTACATTGGTTGGACAAAAGTTTGATCGTAAAGCGAAAGCACAAGGTGTGGCATACCGCTTCATCTTCGTACGTGCTGATGGTGAACAATTGAAAGTTATCACGGACATGATTGAGCGTGAAAATATTGTACCTGCCGTAGATCCACGTATTTTCAACATCGATGAAATAGAAACAGCACTTGATTATACATTCAATCAACGTACGAATGGGAAAGTATTGATTCAGTTCGATACAGAGTATGCGCACTAA